A stretch of the Pogoniulus pusillus isolate bPogPus1 chromosome 14, bPogPus1.pri, whole genome shotgun sequence genome encodes the following:
- the KCNV1 gene encoding potassium voltage-gated channel subfamily V member 1 isoform X1, giving the protein MKSPPCCMSLSSQASLEEPGSSTSLGSLDCSVFSSEEEQGPLLQKVVPSLDCFTINVGGSRFVMSQQTLSCYPDTRLGKLAVVVSAARDVASGLLELCDDANLLENEYFFDRSSQAFHYILNYYQTGRLHVMEQLCALSFLQEIQYWGLDELSIDSCCRDRYFRRKELSEALDIKKDAEELDAQDEEEDFSGSLCPSVRQKLWEVLEKPGSSAAARTFGTLSMAFVVVSIANMALISVELSWLAPPLLDALEYLCIAWFTAEFVLRFLCARDRCRFLRNVANIIDLLAILPFYITLLVESLCGGESSQELENVGRIVQVLRLLRALRMLKLGRHSTGLRSLGMTIAQCYEEVGLLLLFLSVGISIFSTVEYFVEQGVPGTTFTSVPGAWWWATTSMTTVGYGDIRPDTTIGKVVAFMCILSGILVLALPIAIINDRFSACYFTLKIKEAALRQREALKKLTKNSSSDSNINVNLRDIYARSVMDMLRLRSRERASTRSSGADDFWF; this is encoded by the exons ATGAAGTCGCCTCCTTGCTGCATGTCTCTTTCTTCCCAAGCATCCCTGGAGGAACCAGGGAGCAGCACATCCTTGGGTTCCCTGGACTGCAGTGTTTTCTCCAGTGAGGAAGAGCAGGGGCCCCTGCTACAGAAGGTCGTTCCCTCCTTGGACTGCTTTACTATCAACGTGGGAGGCAGCCGCTTTGTGATGTCCCAGCAAACTTTATCTTGCTACCCTGACACCCGGCTTGGCAAACTGGCTGTAGTGGTGTCTGCAGCACGAGATGTAGCCTCTGGCCTCCTTGAGCTTTGTGACGATGCCAACCTCTTGGAGAATGAATATTTTTTCGACCGAAGCTCACAAGCATTTCACTACATCCTGAATTACTACCAGACTGGGAGGCTGCATGTGATGGAGCAGCTTTGTGCActgtctttcctgcaagagatCCAGTACTGGGGTTTGGATGAGCTCAGCATTGACTCCTGCTGCAGAGACCG GTACttcaggaggaaggagctgagtgAAGCATTAGACATCAAGAAAGATGCAGAAGAACTGGATGCCCAGGATGAAGAAGAGGACTTTTCTGGTAGCCTCTGTCCCAGTGTCAGACAGAAACTGTGGGAAGTTTTGGAAAAAcctggctcctctgcagcagccaggacatTTGGCACTCTGTCCAtggcttttgttgttgtgtCCATTGCCAACATGGCTTTGATTTCAGTAGAGCTGAGCTGGCTGGCACCACCGCTGCTGGATGCCTTAGAGTACCTGTGCATTGCGTGGTTCACCGCGGAGTTTGTTCTGAGGTTCCTCTGCGCACGGGATCGGTGTCGCTTCCTAAGGAATGTGGCAAATATCATAGACCTCCTTGCTATTTTACCCTTCTACATCACCCTCCTGGTAGAGAGTCTGTGTGGTGGGGAGAGCTCCCAAGAGCTGGAGAACGTGGGGCGTATTGTCCAAGTCTtgagattgctcagagccctgcggATGCTGAAGCTGGGACGACATTCAACAG gcttgcGGTCTCTTGGGATGACTATCGCACAGTGTTACGAGGAGGttggcctgctgctgcttttcctctccgTAGGAATCTCTATCTTTTCCACAGTGGAGTACTTTGTTGAGCAAGGTGTGCCAGGCACAACATTCACAAGCGTTCCTGGTGCCTGGTGGTGGGCCACAACTTCCATGACAACTGTTGGCTACGGTGACATTAGACCGGACACCACCATTGGTAAGGTAGTGGCCTTTATGTGTATCCTGTCAGGAATCCTGGTTTTGGCTTTGCCAATAGCTATAATAAATGACCGTTTTTCTGCCTGTTACTTTACCCTGAAGATAAAAGAAGCTGCTCTTAGGCAACGTGAAGCTTTAAAGAAGCTCACCAAGAACTCCTCCAGCGACTCGAATATCAACGTCAATCTGCGGGACATTTATGCACGCAGCGTCATGGACATGCTGCGCttgaggagcagagagagggcaagcacaaggagcagtggagcaGATGACTTTTGGTTTTGA
- the KCNV1 gene encoding potassium voltage-gated channel subfamily V member 1 isoform X2 — protein sequence MKSPPCCMSLSSQASLEEPGSSTSLGSLDCSVFSSEEEQGPLLQKVVPSLDCFTINVGGSRFVMSQQTLSCYPDTRLGKLAVVVSAARDVASGLLELCDDANLLENEYFFDRSSQAFHYILNYYQTGRLHVMEQLCALSFLQEIQYWGLDELSIDSCCRDRYFRRKELSEALDIKKDAEELDAQDEEEDFSGSLCPSVRQKLWEVLEKPGSSAAARTFGTLSMAFVVVSIANMALISVELSWLAPPLLDALEYLCIAWFTAEFVLRFLCARDRCRFLRNVANIIDLLAILPFYITLLVESLCGGESSQELENVGRIVQVLRLLRALRMLKLGRHSTGLRSLGMTIAQCYEEVGLLLLFLSVGISIFSTVEYFVEQGVPGTTFTSVPGAWWWATTSMTTVGYGDIRPDTTIDKRSCS from the exons ATGAAGTCGCCTCCTTGCTGCATGTCTCTTTCTTCCCAAGCATCCCTGGAGGAACCAGGGAGCAGCACATCCTTGGGTTCCCTGGACTGCAGTGTTTTCTCCAGTGAGGAAGAGCAGGGGCCCCTGCTACAGAAGGTCGTTCCCTCCTTGGACTGCTTTACTATCAACGTGGGAGGCAGCCGCTTTGTGATGTCCCAGCAAACTTTATCTTGCTACCCTGACACCCGGCTTGGCAAACTGGCTGTAGTGGTGTCTGCAGCACGAGATGTAGCCTCTGGCCTCCTTGAGCTTTGTGACGATGCCAACCTCTTGGAGAATGAATATTTTTTCGACCGAAGCTCACAAGCATTTCACTACATCCTGAATTACTACCAGACTGGGAGGCTGCATGTGATGGAGCAGCTTTGTGCActgtctttcctgcaagagatCCAGTACTGGGGTTTGGATGAGCTCAGCATTGACTCCTGCTGCAGAGACCG GTACttcaggaggaaggagctgagtgAAGCATTAGACATCAAGAAAGATGCAGAAGAACTGGATGCCCAGGATGAAGAAGAGGACTTTTCTGGTAGCCTCTGTCCCAGTGTCAGACAGAAACTGTGGGAAGTTTTGGAAAAAcctggctcctctgcagcagccaggacatTTGGCACTCTGTCCAtggcttttgttgttgtgtCCATTGCCAACATGGCTTTGATTTCAGTAGAGCTGAGCTGGCTGGCACCACCGCTGCTGGATGCCTTAGAGTACCTGTGCATTGCGTGGTTCACCGCGGAGTTTGTTCTGAGGTTCCTCTGCGCACGGGATCGGTGTCGCTTCCTAAGGAATGTGGCAAATATCATAGACCTCCTTGCTATTTTACCCTTCTACATCACCCTCCTGGTAGAGAGTCTGTGTGGTGGGGAGAGCTCCCAAGAGCTGGAGAACGTGGGGCGTATTGTCCAAGTCTtgagattgctcagagccctgcggATGCTGAAGCTGGGACGACATTCAACAG gcttgcGGTCTCTTGGGATGACTATCGCACAGTGTTACGAGGAGGttggcctgctgctgcttttcctctccgTAGGAATCTCTATCTTTTCCACAGTGGAGTACTTTGTTGAGCAAGGTGTGCCAGGCACAACATTCACAAGCGTTCCTGGTGCCTGGTGGTGGGCCACAACTTCCATGACAACTGTTGGCTACGGTGACATTAGACCGGACACCACCATTG ATAAAAGAAGCTGCTCTTAG